A single window of Rubripirellula lacrimiformis DNA harbors:
- a CDS encoding EF-hand domain-containing protein — MIRPTVQCVIFSGIIMVPGFLFAQPPGRGGPPAGMRGGPPPEMILQLFQQADANNDGSVTRAELTAAMQNPPRGGRPDRGGPPQRPQ; from the coding sequence ATGATTCGCCCTACGGTTCAGTGCGTCATCTTTTCCGGAATCATCATGGTTCCCGGTTTCCTGTTTGCTCAGCCACCCGGTCGCGGTGGCCCACCCGCAGGCATGCGGGGAGGCCCGCCGCCCGAAATGATTCTCCAGCTGTTTCAGCAAGCGGACGCGAACAACGATGGTAGCGTTACCCGTGCAGAGCTAACCGCCGCGATGCAGAATCCGCCTCGCGGAGGTCGACCGGATCGCGGAGGTCCTCCCCAGCGCCCGCAGTGA
- a CDS encoding serine/threonine protein kinase, with protein MNSSSERTIFFDALEMDDLNQRDRYLDKVCGDNQDLRDSVDALLAASLQPDHPLDRPPVSVPPTSQVEANGELIGQMVGSYRLMEQIGEGGFGLVFVAQQEHPVRRSVALKIVKPGTGSKEVIARFEAERQAVAMMDHPNIARVFDVGVTTDGRPYFVMELVRGVSITQFADAHRMTIRDRLELFVDVCSAVHHAHQKGVIHRDIKPSNVMVTLHDDKPVVKVIDFGVAKAIGQTLTDKTIYTRFFSMIGTPLYMSPEQAEMSGLDVDTRSDIYSLGVMLYELLAGATPFDRDRFDSAGLDEMRRIIREEEPPRPSKRLSTLGAKVSTVSTSRRIEPRRLSSSLRGDLDWIAMKALEKNRNRRYDSAASMAADVTRYLEQQPIQARPPSLPYQLWKFARRHRVVLVTGTVVLMSMILGTAASLWQMDRAISERDQKEQALREIEAFSSNVTQAHSLIAAAETHADSAQWRLARADFDAAVQQQPSYYLPWISRAQFFTRVRLWNEASDDYAKAINLGAPTNTPQWWGTGALLAWTGHDDALHELTQQFERQLESNQTIQGWTHLRTGLAVDHQLSLDSYRAIAEFAESQLAEMEDSGSRTSPHRFPPPPRRPDRRHESGDGPPMHRRQGQQLMVEIPPRAVCEYVTGMAHLRAQQFDLAIDRLQECAQDDQWPAVGLVHAPLALAYNAMGQKEKALASLERSKVAVDQMADELLLVDGPMRPTPWFDFIELLQIHRSVAEALTGQTPADPEQLAQIRRQAIDQLEQ; from the coding sequence ATGAACTCATCTTCCGAACGGACCATCTTCTTTGACGCGTTAGAAATGGACGATCTTAATCAGCGGGATCGTTACCTCGACAAAGTTTGCGGCGACAACCAAGACCTTCGTGACAGTGTCGATGCTTTGTTGGCAGCCAGCCTGCAACCGGATCACCCGCTGGATCGGCCTCCGGTTTCGGTTCCCCCGACATCGCAAGTGGAGGCCAATGGTGAATTGATTGGCCAGATGGTTGGTTCGTATCGGTTGATGGAACAGATTGGCGAGGGTGGTTTCGGTCTCGTCTTTGTGGCTCAACAAGAACATCCTGTCCGTCGTAGCGTCGCGCTGAAAATCGTGAAGCCGGGGACCGGATCCAAGGAAGTGATTGCGAGGTTCGAGGCCGAGCGGCAAGCCGTCGCGATGATGGATCACCCCAACATTGCACGTGTCTTCGACGTTGGCGTCACCACCGATGGGCGACCGTACTTTGTCATGGAATTGGTCCGCGGAGTCTCGATCACGCAATTCGCCGATGCCCATCGAATGACGATTCGCGATCGTTTGGAATTGTTCGTCGATGTTTGCTCGGCGGTCCATCACGCACATCAAAAAGGTGTCATCCACCGTGACATCAAGCCGTCCAATGTGATGGTGACGTTGCACGACGACAAGCCTGTCGTGAAGGTGATCGATTTCGGTGTGGCTAAGGCGATCGGGCAAACTCTGACTGACAAAACGATCTACACACGATTCTTTTCGATGATCGGCACTCCGCTTTACATGAGTCCCGAGCAGGCAGAGATGAGCGGTTTAGACGTGGACACACGCAGTGATATCTATTCGCTCGGCGTGATGCTTTACGAATTGCTTGCGGGTGCGACACCGTTTGATCGCGATCGGTTTGATTCGGCTGGTCTGGATGAAATGCGGCGAATTATCCGCGAGGAGGAACCGCCACGGCCTAGCAAGCGGCTATCGACGCTGGGCGCAAAAGTTTCGACCGTATCGACATCGCGGCGGATCGAACCACGTCGGCTTTCGTCGTCACTACGCGGCGACCTGGATTGGATTGCGATGAAGGCGTTGGAGAAAAATCGTAACCGACGCTACGATTCGGCTGCATCGATGGCGGCGGACGTGACTCGGTACTTGGAACAACAACCGATCCAGGCGCGTCCACCCAGCCTGCCCTATCAACTATGGAAGTTTGCCCGCCGTCACCGCGTGGTGCTGGTGACCGGAACGGTGGTGCTGATGTCGATGATTCTGGGCACCGCGGCAAGCCTCTGGCAGATGGATCGTGCGATTAGCGAAAGGGATCAGAAGGAGCAGGCGCTGCGTGAAATCGAAGCGTTTTCCAGCAACGTCACGCAGGCGCATTCGTTGATCGCGGCTGCGGAAACACATGCCGATTCAGCCCAGTGGCGCTTGGCCAGGGCCGATTTTGACGCTGCCGTACAACAGCAACCCAGTTACTACCTTCCGTGGATCAGTCGGGCTCAGTTCTTCACTCGGGTGCGGTTGTGGAACGAGGCGAGTGATGACTACGCGAAAGCCATCAATTTGGGCGCGCCAACCAATACACCGCAGTGGTGGGGAACGGGCGCTCTGCTGGCTTGGACTGGTCACGATGACGCACTGCATGAATTGACCCAACAGTTTGAACGTCAGTTAGAATCAAACCAAACCATTCAAGGCTGGACTCACTTGCGAACCGGTTTGGCGGTCGACCATCAACTGAGTCTCGATTCGTACCGCGCGATTGCAGAGTTCGCCGAATCACAACTAGCTGAGATGGAAGACTCTGGATCGCGGACATCTCCGCATCGGTTCCCACCGCCACCACGGCGTCCGGATAGGAGGCACGAATCGGGGGATGGACCACCGATGCACCGTCGGCAGGGTCAACAATTGATGGTGGAAATCCCGCCGAGGGCTGTATGCGAATACGTCACGGGGATGGCTCACCTGCGAGCCCAGCAGTTCGACCTTGCGATCGATCGGCTGCAGGAATGTGCACAGGATGATCAGTGGCCTGCGGTTGGCTTGGTGCACGCACCCCTTGCGCTAGCCTACAACGCGATGGGGCAAAAGGAGAAAGCACTGGCGTCGCTAGAACGTTCCAAGGTGGCGGTTGACCAAATGGCGGATGAGTTGCTTCTAGTCGATGGTCCGATGCGGCCGACGCCGTGGTTTGACTTCATCGAACTGTTGCAGATCCACCGTAGTGTGGCGGAAGCATTGACCGGACAGACGCCAGCCGATCCGGAACAGTTGGCACAAATCCGACGCCAAGCGATTGATCAGCTAGAGCAGTGA
- a CDS encoding ECF-type sigma factor: protein MDSEVTQILHQIESGDQQAASQLLPLVYAELRRLAAQKMLHEKSGHTLQPTALVHEAFLRLVGGPRSQSWDGRGHFFAAAAESMRRILIESARRRSTEKRGGDRRRTELCADDVILDPEDSETLLALDEALTKLEKEDADLARLVEMRYFTGLTIDQTAEMLDVSPRTVKRNWAYARAWLRREMDAGDLQ from the coding sequence GTGGATAGTGAAGTCACTCAGATTTTGCATCAGATTGAAAGCGGAGACCAACAGGCGGCTAGCCAGTTGTTGCCGCTTGTCTATGCGGAACTGCGTCGACTGGCTGCCCAGAAAATGCTCCACGAAAAGTCGGGCCATACGCTGCAGCCAACGGCGTTGGTGCACGAGGCTTTCCTGCGTCTGGTGGGCGGCCCGCGTTCGCAATCGTGGGATGGACGAGGGCACTTCTTTGCTGCGGCTGCGGAGTCCATGCGGCGGATTCTGATCGAGTCAGCCAGACGACGTAGCACGGAAAAACGAGGGGGAGATCGACGGCGAACCGAGCTGTGTGCGGATGACGTGATTTTGGATCCAGAGGACTCGGAAACTCTGCTTGCGCTGGACGAGGCACTGACCAAGCTTGAAAAAGAAGACGCGGATTTGGCACGTTTGGTCGAAATGCGATATTTTACAGGGCTAACGATTGATCAAACCGCTGAAATGTTGGATGTGTCTCCCCGCACCGTCAAACGCAATTGGGCCTACGCACGCGCATGGCTAAGACGAGAAATGGACGCTGGCGATCTCCAGTAG
- a CDS encoding CotH kinase family protein, which produces MMLHGGAVDGLDTTTDTDQMLMAADMAVGSMNSLSAITLGAEGEEIAVEQSPWTHAVVADDAAAFFDDSFVHEVSITFDNIDWYDVLVDSHTNDSADPYFAADVTIDGITMENVGVRFKGNSSFTGTGIKKSLKIDFDEFDETNDSLTYLGLKKLNLNNNYNDPTMLREKLLYDFASNFVEGASRAVHTNVTINGELYGIYTAVEQVDKTYVQTRFGSDEDGNLFKGAASDDAGDDPNADFGSDLTYLGDDPLAYEANYQLKTNETANDYSDLVELIDVLNNTSAEELADAIEPLLDVDDALASIAINNLFANIDSYNGSAHNYYLYDRDDTGQFTHILWDANESFGRFSLFVTPGEDLQELDPFWLPVATTMGGPGGGGPPVGGPPVGGPPVDGPGVGGPGDVAADAEESRPLMENLWAVAEYSDDYLRDLAEMLREGFDVTTATARINELANVIRDDVTADPNKQYTTAQFEQNLTGDIVSGMGTIYGLTSFIETRALYLDAELDSYASTSDLRLNELMTVNVATVQDESGDFDPWVEIYNFGPGLVDVSGLYLTDDAGDLTKWSIPSGSVDDGQFLTLWIDGETSEGTNHANFALDASGGILQLTDGVTVIDTVSYAAMSDDTSLARVPDGEGDFETTDQPTFGIENLASVVVVVPVEPVVLYINEFMADNDSVIEDPDEAGAFEDWVEIFNPGTQAIDLSGMSMTDDLTDPTQWQFADGSTIAAGGYLIVWADGDTDQGDNHATFKLSSGGEEIGLFHIDGTTLIDSVVFGEQVTDVSYGRFPDGSETFVAMTTPTPIATNVNANSNVGPVADAAGPYSGLVDDTITLTAAGSSDSDGFITSYAWDLDNDGQYDDATGVTATFLAASVGSFTVGVQVTDDRDAVSVDTATVTVSAVPVAAGIVVLESGGTTVVTEAGTSDVVGVSLSRQPTSNVTIAIANGDSGEISVSTHSLTFTPDNWDVTQEFTVTGVADGTVDGDQLANLTLAVSSADSAYDSLAAVEVAVTNQDTDSTPQIHARIISPDFLIRTHVVNASDVQTAILAVAHASGTITVTPIGSASVGETILILDGSLTQIGQFVDGSFEATVTAGGSYAIIFEAQTSDRLYSVSSTAGSDGFTPTAPTNFLQPTDTNGDSETSALDILLVINQLGNQPVAEGELAAGPSLMDVNGDARVSALDALVIINELSRRLIVESEGDFEPESVIPFAQWLSTDPGPNSGSIETVVPDDATIEKLGVVTSASDSDSSFRLVDEAMLEILDDGTDPNADDWQDLTYQLADDGLDLDWI; this is translated from the coding sequence ATGATGTTGCACGGTGGTGCGGTGGATGGTCTCGACACGACGACCGACACGGATCAGATGTTGATGGCCGCGGACATGGCCGTTGGTTCGATGAACTCGTTGTCCGCAATCACACTGGGGGCCGAAGGAGAAGAAATTGCCGTCGAGCAGTCCCCTTGGACTCACGCGGTGGTCGCCGATGACGCAGCGGCGTTCTTCGACGACAGCTTCGTCCATGAAGTTTCGATCACCTTCGATAACATCGATTGGTACGATGTGCTGGTGGATTCGCACACCAACGACTCTGCCGATCCCTACTTCGCCGCCGACGTGACCATCGACGGCATCACGATGGAAAACGTAGGCGTGCGTTTCAAAGGCAATTCATCGTTCACCGGTACCGGCATCAAGAAGTCGCTGAAAATTGACTTCGACGAATTCGATGAAACCAACGATAGCCTGACCTACCTCGGCTTGAAAAAGCTAAACCTGAACAACAACTACAACGACCCGACCATGCTGCGGGAAAAGTTGCTGTATGACTTCGCATCCAACTTCGTGGAAGGTGCCAGTCGAGCGGTCCATACCAACGTCACGATCAATGGCGAATTGTATGGTATCTATACCGCCGTCGAACAAGTCGACAAAACGTACGTGCAAACCCGGTTCGGCAGCGACGAAGACGGCAACCTGTTCAAAGGTGCCGCATCCGATGATGCCGGCGATGATCCAAATGCCGATTTCGGATCTGACTTGACGTATTTGGGCGATGATCCACTCGCCTACGAAGCCAACTATCAACTGAAGACGAACGAGACGGCGAACGACTATTCTGACTTAGTTGAACTCATTGACGTCCTGAACAACACGTCCGCCGAAGAGTTGGCGGACGCCATCGAACCGCTGTTGGATGTCGATGACGCGTTAGCATCGATTGCGATCAACAATCTGTTTGCGAACATCGACTCGTACAACGGTTCGGCGCACAATTACTATTTGTACGATCGTGATGACACCGGGCAATTCACGCACATCCTGTGGGACGCGAATGAATCCTTTGGGCGGTTCAGTCTATTCGTCACGCCGGGCGAAGACTTGCAGGAGCTCGATCCGTTCTGGCTACCGGTCGCCACGACGATGGGTGGACCGGGCGGTGGTGGGCCTCCCGTTGGTGGGCCTCCCGTTGGTGGGCCTCCCGTCGATGGGCCTGGCGTCGGTGGGCCTGGCGATGTTGCAGCAGACGCAGAGGAGTCACGCCCATTGATGGAAAACCTGTGGGCCGTCGCTGAATACAGTGACGACTACCTGCGTGATTTGGCCGAGATGCTTCGTGAAGGATTTGATGTCACGACCGCGACCGCTCGCATCAACGAATTGGCAAATGTGATTCGCGACGACGTGACGGCGGATCCGAACAAGCAGTACACGACGGCACAGTTTGAACAAAACCTGACCGGTGACATCGTTTCGGGAATGGGGACGATCTACGGTTTAACTTCGTTCATCGAAACGCGTGCGCTATACCTCGATGCCGAGTTAGACTCGTATGCTTCGACGTCCGATCTGCGACTCAACGAATTGATGACCGTCAACGTGGCGACGGTTCAGGACGAATCGGGTGATTTTGATCCCTGGGTCGAGATCTATAATTTTGGTCCAGGTTTGGTGGATGTGTCGGGGCTGTACCTCACTGACGACGCGGGTGATCTGACGAAGTGGTCGATCCCCTCGGGAAGCGTGGACGATGGCCAGTTTCTGACGCTTTGGATTGACGGCGAAACCAGCGAAGGAACCAACCACGCCAATTTCGCGCTCGATGCGTCAGGCGGAATTCTGCAATTGACCGACGGTGTGACTGTGATTGATACGGTTTCTTACGCCGCGATGTCCGACGATACATCGTTGGCTCGGGTGCCCGATGGCGAGGGAGATTTTGAAACGACCGACCAACCCACGTTTGGCATCGAGAATCTTGCCAGCGTTGTCGTTGTTGTTCCCGTCGAACCGGTGGTGCTGTACATCAACGAGTTCATGGCGGACAACGACTCTGTGATCGAAGATCCTGACGAAGCAGGGGCGTTCGAGGATTGGGTCGAAATCTTCAATCCGGGCACCCAAGCAATCGACTTGAGCGGCATGTCGATGACGGACGATTTGACGGATCCCACTCAGTGGCAATTCGCTGACGGAAGCACGATCGCGGCAGGCGGCTACTTGATCGTGTGGGCCGATGGGGACACCGATCAAGGTGACAACCACGCGACCTTTAAACTATCCTCCGGTGGGGAAGAAATCGGGCTGTTCCATATCGACGGCACCACGCTGATCGACTCGGTCGTATTCGGCGAACAAGTGACGGATGTTTCCTACGGGCGATTCCCCGATGGCAGCGAAACGTTCGTTGCCATGACAACACCTACGCCAATTGCAACCAACGTCAACGCCAACTCCAACGTCGGCCCGGTCGCGGATGCTGCGGGTCCCTACAGCGGACTGGTTGATGACACGATTACGCTGACAGCAGCCGGATCGAGCGATTCGGATGGATTCATTACCAGCTACGCATGGGACTTGGACAATGATGGCCAGTACGATGACGCGACCGGTGTCACCGCAACGTTTTTAGCCGCCTCAGTCGGATCCTTTACTGTTGGCGTGCAAGTCACCGACGATCGCGATGCCGTTAGCGTTGATACAGCGACGGTGACGGTTTCTGCGGTACCGGTTGCAGCCGGGATCGTTGTCCTCGAATCGGGTGGGACGACGGTGGTAACCGAAGCGGGGACCAGTGATGTGGTTGGTGTGTCGCTGTCGCGCCAACCGACATCCAATGTCACGATCGCAATCGCAAACGGTGACTCGGGTGAAATTTCGGTTAGCACCCATTCGCTGACCTTCACGCCTGATAACTGGGATGTCACGCAGGAGTTCACGGTGACAGGGGTTGCCGATGGGACGGTTGACGGCGACCAGCTGGCCAACTTGACTTTGGCAGTCTCCAGCGCGGACAGCGCCTATGACTCGCTTGCCGCGGTAGAGGTTGCGGTTACCAATCAGGATACGGATAGCACGCCGCAGATTCATGCTCGAATCATTTCGCCGGACTTTCTGATCCGAACTCACGTGGTCAATGCAAGTGATGTCCAGACAGCGATTCTGGCGGTGGCACACGCCAGCGGTACGATCACCGTTACGCCGATCGGTTCTGCATCCGTCGGTGAAACCATCCTGATTTTGGATGGTAGCTTGACGCAGATTGGTCAGTTTGTGGACGGTTCCTTTGAAGCGACGGTTACCGCCGGCGGATCCTACGCCATTATTTTTGAGGCACAAACCAGTGACCGATTGTATTCCGTTAGTTCCACGGCCGGCAGTGATGGGTTCACCCCCACAGCCCCGACAAACTTTTTGCAGCCGACCGATACCAACGGCGATAGCGAAACCAGTGCGCTGGATATCTTGCTGGTCATCAACCAGCTTGGCAATCAGCCGGTAGCGGAAGGCGAGTTGGCGGCAGGTCCGTCGTTGATGGATGTCAATGGCGACGCCAGGGTTTCTGCCCTGGATGCGTTGGTCATCATCAACGAGCTGAGCCGTCGTCTGATCGTCGAGTCCGAGGGTGATTTTGAACCCGAATCCGTGATCCCGTTCGCCCAGTGGCTGAGCACCGATCCGGGGCCGAATTCTGGCTCGATCGAAACGGTCGTTCCTGACGACGCAACGATCGAAAAGCTTGGCGTCGTAACGTCGGCAAGCGATTCCGATTCATCCTTTCGATTGGTGGACGAGGCCATGCTGGAAATTTTGGATGACGGTACCGATCCGAACGCGGATGATTGGCAGGATCTCACTTACCAATTGGCTGACGACGGCCTCGATTTGGATTGGATCTAG
- a CDS encoding MauE/DoxX family redox-associated membrane protein, with protein sequence MSDLQPQPLDDRLRTRLACSLLLIRVGIFSVFAMWTIDKFINPEHAAAVFKKFYGISELSEMLAYGVGGVQSVILIAFLVGAFRTWTYGIILVLHAISTFSSWSAYIDPWTYPHLLFFAAIPMLSACVALWLLREFDTYTVDGCRKPTVQPTTAQ encoded by the coding sequence ATGTCTGACCTTCAACCGCAACCGTTAGATGATCGCCTTCGAACTCGGCTAGCGTGCAGCCTGCTACTGATTCGAGTTGGGATTTTCAGCGTTTTTGCGATGTGGACCATCGATAAATTCATCAACCCAGAACACGCGGCGGCGGTTTTTAAAAAGTTCTACGGAATTTCCGAACTCAGTGAGATGCTCGCTTATGGCGTGGGCGGTGTGCAATCGGTCATTCTAATCGCGTTTTTAGTGGGAGCATTTCGGACATGGACCTACGGAATCATCCTCGTTCTGCATGCAATTTCAACGTTCAGTTCGTGGAGTGCTTACATCGATCCGTGGACTTACCCGCACTTGCTGTTCTTCGCCGCCATTCCGATGTTGTCCGCATGTGTTGCATTGTGGCTGCTACGAGAATTCGACACCTACACCGTCGATGGGTGCCGGAAACCAACCGTTCAACCCACGACAGCGCAGTGA
- a CDS encoding outer membrane protein assembly factor BamB family protein yields MLRCLIAATCFFIATVELFADDWPEFLGPGGTAKSADVVPITWSDSENLAWKQDLPGSGSSSPIVVGDQVIVTCYVSGDEAKRQVISFDKSTGNQQWSVDFPINYREDGYQGYITEHGYASNTPVSDGQNVYVFLGKGGVHCISLAGTKMWSFDVGKGSSNRQWGSASSPVLYQDKLFVNAAEEAKAILCLEKTTGKELWRTDADMLELTYGTPRIVRLDNAKVELVISVPEEIWALNPDTGKLNWYASSPMTGNVSPSVIVDGNTIYSFGGYRASGSIAVNAGGGTGQEKDVTDTHVRWTNPSSSYVATPLLHDGRLYWIDDRGIAYCTSAKDGEVIYRARVSNLENGRPVYASPILIGKHIYVVTRRSGTIVFSPGESFSPETQNKFASDETDFNASPAVSDGKLYLRSNQSLYCIERK; encoded by the coding sequence ATGCTCCGCTGTCTGATCGCTGCCACTTGCTTTTTCATCGCGACCGTTGAACTATTCGCCGACGATTGGCCCGAGTTTCTAGGGCCGGGCGGCACGGCGAAGTCTGCGGACGTGGTTCCCATCACCTGGAGCGACTCGGAGAATCTCGCTTGGAAGCAGGACTTGCCTGGCAGCGGATCGTCCAGTCCGATCGTCGTGGGCGATCAAGTCATCGTGACCTGCTACGTCTCCGGCGATGAAGCCAAACGCCAAGTCATCAGCTTCGACAAAAGCACCGGCAACCAGCAATGGTCGGTCGATTTCCCGATCAACTATCGCGAAGACGGATACCAGGGCTACATCACGGAACATGGCTACGCCAGCAACACGCCCGTCAGCGACGGCCAGAACGTGTACGTCTTCCTCGGCAAAGGCGGCGTCCACTGCATTTCACTCGCAGGCACCAAGATGTGGAGCTTCGATGTTGGCAAAGGCAGCAGCAACCGCCAGTGGGGATCGGCATCCAGTCCCGTGCTCTACCAAGACAAGCTATTCGTCAACGCAGCCGAAGAAGCCAAAGCGATCCTTTGTCTGGAAAAGACAACCGGCAAAGAACTGTGGCGCACCGATGCTGACATGCTTGAATTGACCTACGGAACCCCGCGTATCGTCAGACTAGACAATGCGAAAGTAGAGTTGGTCATCAGCGTGCCCGAAGAAATCTGGGCACTGAATCCGGATACTGGAAAACTGAACTGGTACGCCAGTTCGCCCATGACAGGCAACGTATCGCCGTCAGTGATTGTCGACGGCAACACGATCTACAGCTTTGGCGGCTACCGGGCGTCGGGAAGCATCGCGGTCAACGCGGGCGGTGGAACCGGGCAAGAAAAAGATGTTACCGACACCCATGTTCGATGGACCAACCCATCCAGTTCTTATGTCGCAACACCGCTGCTGCATGACGGGCGTCTTTACTGGATTGACGACCGCGGCATCGCCTATTGCACGTCGGCGAAGGACGGCGAGGTGATTTACCGTGCGCGAGTCAGCAATCTAGAGAATGGCCGGCCTGTGTACGCATCGCCGATCTTGATTGGCAAACATATCTATGTCGTGACTCGGCGAAGTGGCACGATCGTGTTTTCGCCCGGTGAATCGTTCTCGCCGGAAACGCAAAACAAGTTCGCCAGCGATGAAACCGACTTCAACGCATCACCAGCGGTCAGCGATGGCAAGCTGTATCTGCGGAGCAATCAATCGCTCTACTGCATCGAACGAAAATGA
- a CDS encoding matrixin family metalloprotease yields the protein MSKFSTLLSQRRGSKRRRLSAEPLEARRLLAASMGWDGPGLGSAELTYHIANSPDSLTQAETNAAIETALDAWASVADITFTPTDQSGLRDSIDLSFTRIDGVGGTLAQAYFPDDVNSDRIAGDVQFDLADAWEVGNSLGNQAFDLVYVAVHEIGHSLGLDHTAAMGSVLAPFVSPSQSFNGLDSSDAVAIGDLYAVADVVTGSESPVDEVPSDESPVDETPTPETNTDTSDSDDDRFPRNRWRRGGGWHRWGGRLDAETPEYNYVHPTDVNSDGNTSALDALAVINSMQQNSADVAIVDFDQATEPIDDAAIVVDEVDGDETIDDGGLVDDTNGDPFCDTGVRHRSHRYDVGLFGNDAESLVTRFDTDGDAALSEDEVPNRLWAKLADFEADTNADGFVSLAELELAVTAAAQESFNEKDADSDGLLVETEVSDRFWAKVSPADTDGDDGVSFDEFSAFISEGLAHDSGNDPVDFGRHGHHGRGHHRSADAVFTAFGRLAGRR from the coding sequence ATGTCAAAATTTTCCACCTTGTTGTCGCAGCGACGCGGGTCCAAACGTCGTCGACTGTCTGCTGAACCGTTGGAAGCTCGACGGCTACTAGCCGCCAGTATGGGCTGGGATGGTCCGGGGTTGGGCAGCGCGGAACTGACCTACCACATCGCCAATTCGCCTGATTCACTGACACAGGCGGAAACCAACGCGGCGATCGAAACGGCACTCGACGCGTGGGCCAGCGTGGCTGACATCACGTTCACGCCTACCGATCAATCTGGATTGCGAGACTCGATCGACCTGTCGTTTACCAGGATCGACGGCGTCGGCGGCACGCTTGCCCAGGCCTATTTTCCTGACGATGTCAATTCCGATCGTATCGCCGGTGATGTTCAATTCGATCTCGCCGACGCTTGGGAAGTTGGTAATTCGCTTGGGAACCAAGCATTCGACTTGGTCTACGTTGCCGTGCACGAGATCGGTCACTCGCTAGGCCTGGATCACACGGCGGCGATGGGCAGCGTTCTGGCGCCCTTTGTCTCGCCGAGCCAGTCGTTCAACGGATTGGATTCCAGCGACGCGGTCGCGATCGGAGATCTGTACGCGGTGGCCGATGTCGTGACCGGTTCGGAATCGCCGGTCGACGAGGTTCCCAGTGATGAATCCCCCGTCGACGAAACGCCGACGCCTGAAACGAACACCGACACAAGCGACAGCGATGACGATCGGTTCCCTCGAAATCGTTGGCGTCGCGGTGGTGGCTGGCATCGATGGGGAGGAAGACTGGATGCCGAAACACCTGAATACAACTATGTCCATCCGACGGATGTCAACAGCGACGGCAATACGTCTGCACTGGATGCGTTGGCCGTGATCAATTCGATGCAGCAAAATTCTGCGGATGTAGCCATCGTGGATTTCGATCAGGCGACCGAACCAATCGACGACGCCGCGATTGTCGTTGACGAAGTTGACGGCGACGAAACGATCGATGACGGTGGCTTGGTGGATGACACCAATGGTGACCCGTTTTGCGACACCGGTGTCCGACATCGTTCACACCGCTACGACGTGGGTCTGTTCGGCAATGACGCCGAGTCGCTGGTCACGCGTTTCGATACGGATGGCGACGCGGCGCTTTCGGAAGACGAAGTGCCCAATCGGTTGTGGGCAAAGCTGGCTGATTTCGAAGCCGACACAAATGCCGATGGCTTCGTATCACTTGCCGAACTTGAACTTGCGGTGACAGCGGCTGCCCAGGAATCGTTCAATGAAAAGGATGCTGACAGCGATGGGCTGTTGGTGGAAACGGAGGTGTCGGATCGATTTTGGGCGAAGGTTTCACCTGCGGACACCGACGGTGATGATGGCGTTTCGTTCGATGAGTTCAGTGCCTTCATTTCGGAAGGCCTGGCCCATGACAGCGGTAACGATCCAGTCGATTTTGGACGTCACGGCCACCATGGTCGCGGCCACCACCGGTCTGCGGATGCCGTGTTTACCGCGTTTGGACGATTGGCCGGTCGCCGATAG